Proteins from one Juglans microcarpa x Juglans regia isolate MS1-56 chromosome 1S, Jm3101_v1.0, whole genome shotgun sequence genomic window:
- the LOC121247119 gene encoding NADH dehydrogenase [ubiquinone] 1 alpha subcomplex subunit 13-A gives MTEAVIRNKPGMASVKDMPILQDGPPPGGFPPVRYARRIPNKGPSAVAIFLATFGAFSWGMYQVGKGNKIRRALKEEKYASRRAILPVLQAEEDERFVKEWKKYLEYEAEVMKDVPGWKVGENVYNSGKWVPPATGELRPDVW, from the exons ATGACGGAGGCAGTGATAAGGAATAAGCCAGGGATGGCGAGCGTGAAGGACATGCCAATCCTCCAAGACGGGCCTCCCCCGGGTGGGTTCCCGCCGGTCCGATACGCTCGTAGAATTCCCAACAAGGGCCCCAGCGCCGTGGCCATCTTCCTCGCCACGTTCGGCGCTTTCTCCTGGGGCATGTACCAGGTCGGCAAGGGCAACAAGATCCGAAG GGCActtaaggaagaaaaatatgCTTCCCGGAGAGCAATATTGCCTGTTCTTCAAGCTGAGGAAGACGAAAG ATTTGTCAAAGAGTGGAAGAAGTATCTTGAGTATGAGGCTGAAGTGATGAAGGACGTGCCTGGTTGGAAAGTTGGTGAAAATGTCTACAACTCTGGGAAATGGGTGCCTCCAGCGACTGGTGAACTCCGACCTGATGTCTGGTGA
- the LOC121247520 gene encoding uncharacterized protein LOC121247520 translates to MMVMLDSYSVSLYLKLEELWVGKAHIPRLSQIRGLSKLTAYSLAVRDGKRNRIRKDDLCDHVWEFHFNKGAPEYWRNLDPYWKGTGLPMRRYFHPDGSQSADPDDKVWGGHECCYLTVTSIVGEDKIREHYVRINRWPRMSVSRKQDWSWELSNCLYSYSSIPDADREGGTGPLSGLV, encoded by the exons ATGATGGTCATGTTGGATTCTTATTCAGTTTCCCTATACTTGAAG tTGGAGGAACTGTGGGTTGGGAAAGCACACATACCTCGCCTGTCACAAATCCGGGGATTATCCAAACTGACCGCTTATTCATTAGCTGTCAGGGATGGCAAGCgt AACCGTATCAGGAAGGATGATTTGTGTGATCATGTTTGGGAGTTTCATTTTAACAAG GGGGCACCTGAATATTGGCGAAATCTTGATCCTTATTGGAAGGGCACTGGCCTTCCGATGCGCCGCTACTTCCACCCAGACGGGAGCCAAAGCGCAGATCCTGATGATAAGGTATGGGGTGGTCATGAGTGCTGCTACTTGACTGTCACTAGCATTGTTGGCGAAGACAAAATCAGGGAACACTATGTGAGGATAAACCGATGGCCTCGAATGTCTGTGTCTAGGAAGCAGGACTGGAGCTGGGAATTATCAAACTGCCTTTATTCTTACTCCAGCATCCCCGATGCTGATAGGGAAGGTGGTACTGGGCCACTATCTGGACttgtgtag